ACAGGCGGTGGCCTGCGCCCCCCTGCTCCGCTACCCAGCGGACGAAGGTTTCCAGACCTTCGCGGTCTTTGGCGAGGGTGGCGGCGCTGTCTTTGGTTTTGCCGAAGGGGCAGTAAGGACAGTCATAGTTACAGGAGGAGAGGGAGCCCCGGTAGTAGAGGACCGCCTTCATGGCACGATGAACTCCTGCATCTGCTCCCTGATCTCACCGGAGATGAACCAGTCACCGATGGAGTCGGAGTAGCCCAGCCCATCTGGAGTCAGCCGCAGAATACCCTCATCATCCGTGGCGAACCCGCTCTGTACCAAAAGGCCAAGCTCAGGATGGTCCTCCCATAGCTTAGTCCCGAACCGCTGGTTATAGTCCGCAATCGTCAGCCCTTCGCTGTGCAGGATTGCTTTTAGAATGAACCGCCGTTTCTGCTCGTCCAGGCTCAGCACGATTCCATAATCGGCTGTATTATAATGCTCTGCGGCAACATAATCCGCGATGATGCTCTCCGTAGCCTTGCGGCTGACGCCGTAGCGGGAGGCATAATGCACATTCCGGGTATAGGAACGCGCGCCGCACCCGAGGCCGACCATCCCTTCCTCCTGGCAGCTGTAATCAAGAATATCCTTGCCGGTCCCGGCATCCTCCTTGGCGAATCTGCGCATCGAGTATTGGCGGTAGCCACGCTCTGCCAGCACAGCACGTGCCGCTTCATAGCATTCATGACGGATATCCAGCTGGTTCACCAGGTCGCCCGGCTTCACAATCGTATGCTCACGGGTGTAGAGCGGATAGAGGAAGATTTCCTCCGGTTCATGCAGCAGCGCCTGATTCAGCGAATAGAGCCAGGAGTCCACCGTCTGCCCCGGGAGTCCGTAGATCAGATCCAGATTGAGGATAGGAAAATCAAACTGCCCTAGCAACTCCAGCGCACGGTACACCACCTCGGGGTCCTGCGGGCGGTAAATCGCAGCCGACTCGGCGGCTACGAAGCTCTGGATGCCCATGCTGACCCGGTCCACCGTATGCTCCTTCAGAATCGTCAGCTTCTCCTCCGTCAGCGTCTCGGGTGAGGTCTCCACGGAGATGGAGGTGGTCCCCAGATCCACTCCCATAATATCCGTAGCAATGCTGAACAGCCGGTTCAGCTGCGCAGGAGCCAGAAGACTGGGCGTCCCGCCGCCGATGGCGAAGCGTGCGTAAGGCTTGTGACGGGTGAAGGCTGCCCACTGCCGGGCCTGCCGTTCCAGCGCATCCACGTATTCGGCGTGTACATTCGCTCTTTTATCAGGCAGCGTGAACAGGTTGCAGAAGCCGCAGCGCGCGCCGCAGAACGGAATATGCATATATAAGAACAAACTCTCCGCAGGCTCATCCCGCCACAGCTCCTCTAAAGGAAGGGGGGACGCGAACTCGCGGTAAGCGGTTTTGTGCGGATAGGAATAGAGATAATTGCGGTAAGGATGGGCCGTGATCTGCTCCGTCCATTGCTGAAGCTCCCCAGCGGAGAAGGGAGGGTGTCCGTCTTGGTTCGTGTGATGCAGAGATTGCCGGATGGACGTCATACGTTCTCCTTCCTTGTGCGGGATCGAATTTCAGTTCAATGCCTATAAAATAAATTCCCGGTACGGAACATTCCATACCGTGTCATGCGCCAGCCGATGGCCCTGATAGCCGTCTTCGCCATAAGCCGTGCCGTGGTCGGAGAAGGCTAGACAGAAGACAGGGTTGCCGCGCCCCCGGAACGCATCGAACAGACGCCCAAGCTCCCCGTCGGCATAACGCAGCGCTGCACGCTGGCTTTCCACTGAATCTTTGCGCGCGCCCGGCAGGAACATATGGTTCGGGCCATGGATCGCCGAGACATTCATGAACAGGAACAGCCGCTGGTCCAGCGGGGTGTTGCCGAGTAGCTTGAGCGCATGATTCACCTGATGCTCCGTGGAGCGCGGGTTCGTGACCCCGAAGGTCATCCGCCAGTAGCTCTGCTGGAAATAACCGGGGAGGACGCGGGCGAGGGGCACTTTTTTGCTGAAAAAGATTACGCCCCCGATACACACCGTCTGATAACCCGCCGCTGCCAGCCCCGACACCATATCCGGAGTATCGAACAGCCAGGTATGGGGATGGGTCTTCATCCCGGTATTCCTGGAGTGGAACAGCCGTACATGCTCAGCCTTATTCGTGTTAGCCGGAGTGGGTAAGAAGCCGCCGAAGAAGGCATGATGGGCCGCATAAGTGAAGCTGCCAGGGGTATGCCGCTGCTCCCAGGAGCCGCTGCCGCACAGATTGGGACAATTCGCCTCCTCCAGCACAGCCGCATCGTAGCGCAGAGTATCGAGTGTGATCATTAAGATATCGTGGGTGCCGACAATGGCATTCATATCGGTCATGGGGCCGGATTCCTCCTGGATAGCTGCTTCATTTCCCATTCGTAGGTGCTGCAGCCTTGGTATTCAACATCGTACAATAAGTCGCCAAAAGGATTCACATCCGCCGTATACGTCTGCCCAGTGCTTCCCACCAGCACATCGATGCCCGCGACTGAGCAGTTCGGAAAAGCAGCCAGGGAGGCCTCTGCTGTCCGGCGTACCTCTGCCTGCTGCGCCTCGCTCAGCCCGGCCTCCGCCGGAGTCATCCGCTGGCTGCGCAGATGCAGATTCGTAATCGGTGTGGTGCTGACTCTGGCGACAGCGTGGCAGGCATCACCAGCGACAACCAGCTGGCGGATGTCGAAGGAATGCCCGCTTATGCCGGGCTTCGGAATCCACTGCTCGGCATAGGCGCCGTGGCGGTAGAGCCAGTTAATGATACCGGCAAGGCGGGCAGAATCCGTATAGCGCTGTAGCTTGCCGGAATTATAATACACCGGGGGACGGGTGATATAGCTCTCGACTCCGATGGTGGTAACCGCCGACTCAGCCCCCGTGGCCGGGTTCAGCTGATATGCAATCACGCCGGAGGCGGCGGAGCCGCTGGCCAGCTTGATGAACACGCGGTGCATCCGCTGCGACAGCATCAGCTCGCGCAGGGAGGCGTAGTCTACGGGGACTTGTCCGCCACTGCCGCGAAGCGGACGGGGAACAGAGACGCCGGACTCGGCGAGAATCTGCTGGGTCCGGCGCTTGTCCGTCATAGCTGCGATCTCCGCCGGATCGTTGGTCCAGCGGGAAGCGGGCAGCAGCTGCCTGGCCTCCCGCCGGAGCCGCGCCAGCAGGCGGCAGTAGCCGCGGAACCACTGGGACGGGTGATGCAGCACGCCGGGCAGCTCCTTCAGGGCGGAGGCCGCTTTGAAGCTTAGCG
This genomic interval from Paenibacillus sp. FSL H8-0332 contains the following:
- a CDS encoding STM4012 family radical SAM protein, producing the protein MTSIRQSLHHTNQDGHPPFSAGELQQWTEQITAHPYRNYLYSYPHKTAYREFASPLPLEELWRDEPAESLFLYMHIPFCGARCGFCNLFTLPDKRANVHAEYVDALERQARQWAAFTRHKPYARFAIGGGTPSLLAPAQLNRLFSIATDIMGVDLGTTSISVETSPETLTEEKLTILKEHTVDRVSMGIQSFVAAESAAIYRPQDPEVVYRALELLGQFDFPILNLDLIYGLPGQTVDSWLYSLNQALLHEPEEIFLYPLYTREHTIVKPGDLVNQLDIRHECYEAARAVLAERGYRQYSMRRFAKEDAGTGKDILDYSCQEEGMVGLGCGARSYTRNVHYASRYGVSRKATESIIADYVAAEHYNTADYGIVLSLDEQKRRFILKAILHSEGLTIADYNQRFGTKLWEDHPELGLLVQSGFATDDEGILRLTPDGLGYSDSIGDWFISGEIREQMQEFIVP
- a CDS encoding STM4013/SEN3800 family hydrolase — encoded protein: MTDMNAIVGTHDILMITLDTLRYDAAVLEEANCPNLCGSGSWEQRHTPGSFTYAAHHAFFGGFLPTPANTNKAEHVRLFHSRNTGMKTHPHTWLFDTPDMVSGLAAAGYQTVCIGGVIFFSKKVPLARVLPGYFQQSYWRMTFGVTNPRSTEHQVNHALKLLGNTPLDQRLFLFMNVSAIHGPNHMFLPGARKDSVESQRAALRYADGELGRLFDAFRGRGNPVFCLAFSDHGTAYGEDGYQGHRLAHDTVWNVPYREFIL
- a CDS encoding STM4014 family protein — encoded protein: MQPAEPLVVFCQPGDRRAAGIQQARSRLGMPPALLIPYAGLLEGQPLADLLEQAVQSQLRDGAPEQAGLHSPAPGQPQLEYPGRRSGGHSAQGSSAEAQRLLPDSPGGSFSMPAVPGSAAGTPLLRLESPGGSFTLERALIALGAPDAPDADDSLHPFGQQPDLRPLSFKAASALKELPGVLHHPSQWFRGYCRLLARLRREARQLLPASRWTNDPAEIAAMTDKRRTQQILAESGVSVPRPLRGSGGQVPVDYASLRELMLSQRMHRVFIKLASGSAASGVIAYQLNPATGAESAVTTIGVESYITRPPVYYNSGKLQRYTDSARLAGIINWLYRHGAYAEQWIPKPGISGHSFDIRQLVVAGDACHAVARVSTTPITNLHLRSQRMTPAEAGLSEAQQAEVRRTAEASLAAFPNCSVAGIDVLVGSTGQTYTADVNPFGDLLYDVEYQGCSTYEWEMKQLSRRNPAP